The sequence CCGCGAAAGGCCCACGGTCATTGATGACGACGATTACGTGCCGTCCCGTGTCTTCGCGAATGACCCGAACCTTGCTGCCAAAGGGCAGCTTCCTGTGCGCAGCGGTCAGGGCGGTGGGCCGGTAGGGCTCACCGCTGGCCGTGGGTCGGCCTGCGAGCCTGTCCGAGTAGTACGTGGCCTTGCCGCGCTCGACGCTCAGGGGAACAGCCGACGTCGACCCGGGCGAGGATTGGGCGTTCGCGGGCACTACGGAGTCGGCAGGCCAGTGCCCTCTGCCTGTGGACAGCTCGGGACCCGGCTCGCGCACGGGTCGGTCTGGCGCACAAGCCAAAGCAGCCAGCGCCAGGAGCCAGCGAGCACGCGCCATGATCCCATTCACTGCGTATGCACGGGTTTGGGTTTCTTGATCTCGCGCAAAGACTGCAAGCGGCCGCTGCCGCCGAACACGTACTCGACCGTCGCCCAAGAAAAGGCGCTGTCTCGAAACCGCAACTGTTCACACTCGGCGATCCAGGCGGCGTTCTCGCGGAAGCGCTGCGGCTCATCGTTGCCGATACGCCGGGGCCCCTTCTTCTCGGGCGGTTTGACGGACACACCGCAGCTGTCGATCACGAACCACTGATTAGGAAAGCGGGTGAAGCTCTCCTCGAGTTGTTGCTGCAGGTCCTCTTTGCGTAGCAGCTTGTCGTCGACGTCCACCATCTCCGACACGAAGGTGCCAAACTGCGACGTGTCCTTGCGATTGAGCGCGGCCTCGACGCCCACCAGGCGCTTCGCCGTGGCTTTGAGCCAGGTGCGATTCATGTTGGCGCTGCGCAAGGCGACCTCGCGGCTACAACACTGGGCGCCGCGATCGGGAACGCCCTGAGTGCTCACCGCCACTGCCCGCACGGCGCAGCTCGCCCCGCCACGCACGACGAAACCCGAGGGATGTGCGGAGAGCGTCCAGGAGGAGGTTCTACCGATGTCAGGATAGAGTTCGCAGGCGCGGGCCCATTGGGCTTCGGAACACAGACTGAGCCCCGACTGCGCGCACAACGCCTGCGCCTCTGCCAGAGACTTGCCGTGGGCGCCGTCCAATCGCTGAACGCGGTAGTCGTCGAGCCAACGCTCGTCGTTGGCCACCGTTCCCTGAGCAACGGGGCGCGGCGGCGTGCTGGTCAGCAGAGTTTCCTGCGGCACGCTGGCGGTCGGTTCAACGCTGGGTGCGGCCGTCGCAGAAACATCTGCAAGCACAGAGGGCTGTGTCACTGGCGCCGCCACCGGTGGGCGCAGCACCACAGTGGTCAGCATCACGATGGCGACGCCCAGCAGCGTCGCGCCCACGGCCACCACGCCGATGGTGAGCGGCGTCACGGCTCGATGCGGCTCGGGCGCCGGGATGGCCTCGAGGGGCAACTGCGTGCTGCTGGAGAGCTCCGTGGGCGCGGGTTGGCGTTCCACGTCGGCCAGAGACCGCGGCCCCACGACGGGGCGAGTGCCATCGGACTCCACTTCGAACTGCAGGGGCTCACGGGTCGCTGAATCGAGCTTGGTGCGTGAGCTCTGCGGACTCGATAGCTCCGCGAGTCCGCACGCCGCGAGGATCTCGTTCCACAGATCACGCACACTGCGGTGCCGTGCCTTGGGCTCCACTGCCAGGGCGCGCAGCAGCACCTCCTCCAAGCCCTCGGGCGCGCCTTCGTAGCCCAAGGTCTTCAGTGTCGGCCGGTGATTGGGATCCGCGGACGCGACGAACAGCTCGGCCACGTCGCTTCCGAGTAGCGCGCGCTTGCCCGACACCACTTCCACCAGCACCAGGGCGAGGGCAAAAACGTCCGTCCAGGGCCCGGTTGCGCCGTAGCGCCGCGAGAATTGTTCGGGCGCGCCGTAGGGCGCCGTGAAGGCCTGGATGTGATTGCCCGTGCTCTCGAAGACGTTGCTCGTGCCCTTGGCTTCGTCCAGCACCTTGGCAATGCCGAAATCCAGGACCTTCATCGTGGTCTGCCCACCCACCTGCGTCAGAAACAGATTGGCTGGCTTGACGTCGCGATGAGCGATGCCCTGATCGTGCGCGATGCGCAGCGCGCGTGCGACGGGATCGAGAAGGTCGATGGCTTCGCCCAAGGATCGGCCGCCGAGGCCCGCCTTCTCGCGCTCCTCCAGATCCGTCTCCAAGCTCTTGCCGTCGAGCCACTCGAGCACCAAGTACGGAGTCCAGGTCCCGTTCGGGGAGTCGGCAGCGCCCACATCGAGGGCCTGCACGATACCCGTCGTCGCCCGACTGAGGCGGTGCAACAGACGGCCTTCTTCCATGAAGCTCTCGAAGAAGCGTGCGCGCTGCTTGCCTTCCAGCGTCTCGGGCACGCGGAGGAACTTGACGGCAACGTCCTCGGAGAAACCCAAATGATGCGCGCGGTACACCACGGAGAAGCCGCCTTCGCCGACGAGCGCGTCGATGCGGTACTTTTCGTCCAGGGTGGCGCCAACCCAGCCGAAGGGATCTTTGGGTTTGTCCGACATGACTCGGAAAAGCGAATCATAGACCGCTCAGCGAGAGCTTTTCGAGTCGTGTCAGCGAATTCGGCTCAGAGCGCGAAGATATGCCGCCGTCAGGGCATCACGGTGTGGGTGTATGCCCGACCGTACCACCCAATTCCCGCCCACCATCACGTCGCGCACCGCGCCCCGTCGCGCGGTGAACACCCACGCGTCCAGTTGCTGTTCACGCGCGAGCCCCGCTAGCACGCTACGCTCGTCGTCGAGCACGATCAGATCGGCGCGCATCCCGGGCTCGAGGGTGCCCACGCATCGCCCCAAGGCTCGACTCGCGCTCGCACCGACGTCGAGCAGTAGGCGCATTGCAACCGAGGGCTGCGCGCCATGGGCGAGCACGCTGCGTTCGCGCCGCAGCAGCCGTTGTTCGTACTCGAGCCAACGCAACTCCTCGCTGGGGTCGACGCCCACCTGACTATCCGAACCAATGCCCCAGGGAATGCCCGCGTCTAGCAGGCCACGAATCGGCGCAAATCCGTCACCAAGGTTCGCCTCGGTCGTCGGGCACAGCGCCACGCACGCCCCGGTGTTCGCCAACCGCACGAGTTCGGCGTCCGTCACGTGAGTCGCGTGCACCAAGCACCAGCGCGCGTCCACGGCCTGGGTCGCGATCAGATGCTCGACGGGAGGCGCCCCGAAGTGCGCCTGACACTCTTCGACTTCACGGACTTGCTCGGCGACGTGGATGTGGACTGGCGAAGTGGGCTCCAGCGCGGCCACTAGCTCAGTCAGCGACTGGGCGGGCACCGCACGCAGGCTGTGGGGTGCGATGCCCAGCTGCGCGTTCGGATCCCCAGCTATCGCGGCGCGCACGTCGTCCGCGATTCGGAGCAGCTGCTGCACACTGCAAACGAACCTTCGCTGCTCTGCCCCGGCCGGCGCCCCATCGAAACCGCTGGTCTGATACAGCACGGGCAGGATGCTGACCCCCATTCCGACACTGCGCGCCGCTTCCAGCAGCTGTAGCGACATCTCGGCAGGCGCGGCGTAGGGCTCTCCAGTCGGTTGATGGTGAAGGTAGTGGAACTCGCCCACGCTGGTGTAGCCGGCCTCCAGCAGCTCTGCGTAGAGATACGCTGCAATGTCTCGCACGTCCTCGGGCTGAAGGCGCTCCACGGACGCGTACATCAGCTCCCGCCAAGTCCAGAAGCTATCGCGGCTCCCCCGTGCAGCCTCGGCCCGCCCCACCAGTGCGCGCTGGAAGGCGTGCGAGTGCAGGTTCGGGATCCCAGGCACGGCAAACCCAGAGCAGGCGCTGACCGCCTCGGCCGGCGCTTCACTCTGCACGGACGCGACGAAGCCTCGCTCGTCCACCTTCATGAACGCCGGGCTGCGGATGCCCGCGGGCGTCAGCAGCGCGTCGAAGCGATACCAGGTCATGACTCACGCCCCTCGGCGAAGGCCAAGCAGGCCTGCAGCGCACGCTGCAGGGTGGGCCGCAAGCGCCGCGCACGCTCCTCGACGAAGTCGAAGGGCGGCGCTTCGTTCATGTAGTTCTTCTGAGCCAGCTCCAACTGCAGGGCTGAGACGCCAGCTTCGGGGCGCCCGTAGTGACGCGTGATGTATCCACCCTTGAAACGCCCGTCACGCACCACGGAATAGCCGCCCTCGTTCGCTTCCAGGGTCGCGTGCACGCGATCGGCAAGCGCCGCTTCCGCGCTCTGGCCTCCGGCGGTCCCCAGGTTCAGATCCGGCAGCTCGCCGTCGAAGAAGCGCGGAACCCGACTGCGAATGCTGTGCGCGTCGAACAGCACCACCCGCGGGAAGCGGGCGCGCAGGCGCTCCAACTGCTCCTGCAAGCACTGGTGGTAGGGCGCGAAGTAGCGTTCCTGACGCGCTCGCACCTCGTCGTCGGAAGGCGACTGCCCGGGCAGGTAGACTTCACCTCGGTCGAAGGTCGTCGTAGGACAAAGACCCGTGTTGTCCGCGCCGGGGTAGAGCACATGGCCCTCGGGGTCGCGATTGAGGTCGATTACGAAGCGCGACAAGCGTGCAACGAGCACCGTCGCGCCGAGCGCTCGCGCAAAATCGTACAAGCGCGCGACGTGAAAGTCCGTGTCGGGAACGGCGCGCCCTTCCGCCGTCATGCGCTGGGCTAGCTCCGCTGGCAGCATGGTGCCGTCGTGGGGACACGACAGCAAGAGCGGCCGCGTACCAAGGGTCAGCTCGAAGACCTCGCTCATGCGCAGCCTCGACCACGCGAGTGCGCACGACGACGCGAGTGCGCGCGACGACGCCCGCGGCGGGCTCGCCCGCGCAGGAAAAGACCGAACAACAACAGCGCTGCGGCACCCCAGGACCCCTGCGCCCGCGGCACGCCGCAACCGCAGCCACCCGCTGGCTCGGGAGACGCACCTGGCCCCGTCGACGCGTCGGCGCCGCCGTCCACGTCCGCATCGACGCCGGCGTCCTCGACGGCGGGCGCGCGGAGCCAAAGGTGACTGGTGAGCGTGCGACGAACACTGTCGTCCCACACCTCCGCGCGGTAGCGATCTTCGCCGCTAGCGGGTGCAGAGACTTGCAGCGTGTGGCTGAAGGGATTCGAGTCGATTGCGACCTGCTCCAGCGCCTTCCCGTTCTTGACGAAACGCACGAAGCGCCCTTGCCCCGCCGTGACCTTGGCCGTCCAGGTCACGCTGGCTGCCACGACCGTGTCACCAGTGGGCTCGACACTGGCGGCGATCTCTACCATCGGCTCTTGGGGTCCCCACAGCTTCACGACCGTGCGCCCGCTGCACACTCCGTCGACGATGCCCTGCACGCTCAACTCGTCGGCGAACACCAGGGTCGTCGGATCGCCGATGGGACTCTGGAACAAAGTCAGATCCACCCCCGCGCGATGATCGTCACTGCCGCCGATGGCGGGCAGGTGGTAGCCCTGATCCAAGAGCTCGTCCCAGTAGTCGATCGCTTTCTTC comes from Polyangiaceae bacterium and encodes:
- the hutG gene encoding N-formylglutamate deformylase — protein: MSEVFELTLGTRPLLLSCPHDGTMLPAELAQRMTAEGRAVPDTDFHVARLYDFARALGATVLVARLSRFVIDLNRDPEGHVLYPGADNTGLCPTTTFDRGEVYLPGQSPSDDEVRARQERYFAPYHQCLQEQLERLRARFPRVVLFDAHSIRSRVPRFFDGELPDLNLGTAGGQSAEAALADRVHATLEANEGGYSVVRDGRFKGGYITRHYGRPEAGVSALQLELAQKNYMNEAPPFDFVEERARRLRPTLQRALQACLAFAEGRES
- a CDS encoding formimidoylglutamate deiminase → MTWYRFDALLTPAGIRSPAFMKVDERGFVASVQSEAPAEAVSACSGFAVPGIPNLHSHAFQRALVGRAEAARGSRDSFWTWRELMYASVERLQPEDVRDIAAYLYAELLEAGYTSVGEFHYLHHQPTGEPYAAPAEMSLQLLEAARSVGMGVSILPVLYQTSGFDGAPAGAEQRRFVCSVQQLLRIADDVRAAIAGDPNAQLGIAPHSLRAVPAQSLTELVAALEPTSPVHIHVAEQVREVEECQAHFGAPPVEHLIATQAVDARWCLVHATHVTDAELVRLANTGACVALCPTTEANLGDGFAPIRGLLDAGIPWGIGSDSQVGVDPSEELRWLEYEQRLLRRERSVLAHGAQPSVAMRLLLDVGASASRALGRCVGTLEPGMRADLIVLDDERSVLAGLAREQQLDAWVFTARRGAVRDVMVGGNWVVRSGIHPHRDALTAAYLRALSRIR
- a CDS encoding septal ring lytic transglycosylase RlpA family protein, whose protein sequence is MARARWLLALAALACAPDRPVREPGPELSTGRGHWPADSVVPANAQSSPGSTSAVPLSVERGKATYYSDRLAGRPTASGEPYRPTALTAAHRKLPFGSKVRVIREDTGRHVIVVINDRGPFAGGGRIIDLSRAAAEQLDMMRAGVVTVRVEVLELGAARKR
- a CDS encoding protein kinase, with product MSDKPKDPFGWVGATLDEKYRIDALVGEGGFSVVYRAHHLGFSEDVAVKFLRVPETLEGKQRARFFESFMEEGRLLHRLSRATTGIVQALDVGAADSPNGTWTPYLVLEWLDGKSLETDLEEREKAGLGGRSLGEAIDLLDPVARALRIAHDQGIAHRDVKPANLFLTQVGGQTTMKVLDFGIAKVLDEAKGTSNVFESTGNHIQAFTAPYGAPEQFSRRYGATGPWTDVFALALVLVEVVSGKRALLGSDVAELFVASADPNHRPTLKTLGYEGAPEGLEEVLLRALAVEPKARHRSVRDLWNEILAACGLAELSSPQSSRTKLDSATREPLQFEVESDGTRPVVGPRSLADVERQPAPTELSSSTQLPLEAIPAPEPHRAVTPLTIGVVAVGATLLGVAIVMLTTVVLRPPVAAPVTQPSVLADVSATAAPSVEPTASVPQETLLTSTPPRPVAQGTVANDERWLDDYRVQRLDGAHGKSLAEAQALCAQSGLSLCSEAQWARACELYPDIGRTSSWTLSAHPSGFVVRGGASCAVRAVAVSTQGVPDRGAQCCSREVALRSANMNRTWLKATAKRLVGVEAALNRKDTSQFGTFVSEMVDVDDKLLRKEDLQQQLEESFTRFPNQWFVIDSCGVSVKPPEKKGPRRIGNDEPQRFRENAAWIAECEQLRFRDSAFSWATVEYVFGGSGRLQSLREIKKPKPVHTQ